One genomic segment of Kordiimonas sp. SCSIO 12603 includes these proteins:
- the trpC gene encoding indole-3-glycerol phosphate synthase TrpC, translating to MADILAEICDRKREHVASVKSKLSLAEQEARAKEASAPRGFIKALEAKKTAGEYGFICEIKKASPSKGLIRPNDFDPATLAKAYEEGGAACLSVLTDIPYFQGDDQYLVRARNAASIPALRKDFMVDLYQVPEARALGADCILIIMAALDDTLAAEMETAAHEWGMDALIEVHNQEELDRALKLKSKLIGVNNRNLKTMEVSLENTLSLAPKYAADRIAVAESGLRTNEDLAQCDAVGASTFLIGETFMRQDDVGAAVKSLQKGAA from the coding sequence ATGGCTGATATTCTCGCAGAAATTTGTGACCGTAAACGCGAGCATGTTGCTTCGGTTAAATCTAAACTAAGCTTAGCTGAACAAGAAGCGCGCGCAAAAGAAGCTTCTGCGCCACGTGGTTTTATCAAAGCACTAGAGGCCAAGAAAACAGCTGGCGAATACGGTTTTATTTGTGAAATCAAAAAAGCAAGTCCTTCCAAAGGCCTTATCCGCCCTAATGATTTTGACCCGGCAACACTTGCAAAAGCTTATGAAGAAGGTGGTGCTGCTTGCCTGTCTGTCCTTACAGATATCCCTTACTTCCAAGGTGATGATCAATATCTGGTTCGAGCCAGAAATGCCGCAAGTATCCCTGCACTTCGCAAGGATTTTATGGTTGATCTGTATCAGGTTCCTGAAGCACGCGCCCTCGGAGCAGACTGTATCCTCATTATCATGGCCGCGCTTGATGATACGCTCGCTGCCGAAATGGAAACAGCTGCACACGAATGGGGTATGGATGCCCTTATTGAAGTGCATAATCAGGAAGAGCTTGATCGCGCCCTTAAGTTAAAATCAAAGCTTATTGGTGTGAACAATCGCAACCTTAAAACCATGGAAGTGTCGCTTGAGAACACACTATCTTTAGCGCCTAAATATGCGGCTGACCGCATTGCTGTAGCGGAGTCAGGCCTTCGTACAAATGAAGATTTAGCGCAGTGTGATGCCGTAGGTGCATCCACCTTCCTTATCGGCGAAACCTTTATGCGCCAAGATGATGTTGGTGCTGCAGTAAAAAGCCTCCAGAAAGGTGCCGCATGA
- the trpE gene encoding anthranilate synthase component I: MSDFKKRYNDGQPQVVFNTLVADLDTPVSAYIKLSQNEKHSFLLESVEGGETRGRYSIIGLKPDLIWRNDGSDTEVCRNADEPGENTFESMQGHPLQCLREILAESLIDLPHPLPPMAAGLVGHMGYDMVRQMEDIGTAKPDPLGMSTSIFVRPTVMAVFDSVTNLVTLVTPVRPKNGISADEALAQAEARIDAMLDRLDAPLPLMANGADISEQDAVSNTSRDQFHEMVTKAQEYILAGDIFQVVLSQRFTMPFELPPFALYRALRRTNPSPFMYHLAFDDFAIVGSSPEILVRLRDEDVTIRPIAGTRKRGLTPEEDEALAADLLADQKELSEHLMLLDLGRNDVGRVSKPGSVEVTARNTIELYSHVMHIVSNVVGVLDPKYDAIDALSAGFPAGTVSGAPKVRAMEIIDELEVDARGPYAGSVGYFSANGMMDTCIVLRTAVVKDGKMHVQAGAGVVADSDPESEYQECHNKARALVVAAKEAIRFARSNRG; encoded by the coding sequence ATGTCTGATTTTAAAAAACGATACAATGATGGCCAGCCACAAGTAGTGTTCAACACTCTTGTGGCTGATCTCGATACACCGGTTTCTGCTTATATTAAGCTTTCCCAAAATGAAAAACACAGCTTCCTTCTTGAATCCGTAGAGGGCGGCGAAACACGTGGCCGTTATTCTATTATCGGCCTTAAACCCGATCTTATCTGGCGAAACGATGGCTCAGATACTGAGGTTTGTAGAAATGCAGACGAACCGGGTGAAAACACGTTTGAATCAATGCAAGGGCACCCCCTTCAATGCCTACGTGAAATTTTGGCAGAAAGCCTTATTGACCTACCACATCCCCTGCCCCCAATGGCCGCTGGCCTCGTTGGCCATATGGGATATGACATGGTACGCCAGATGGAAGATATCGGCACCGCCAAACCCGATCCACTTGGTATGTCTACCTCAATCTTTGTTCGCCCAACGGTTATGGCGGTGTTTGATAGTGTTACAAACCTTGTAACGTTAGTAACACCAGTACGCCCTAAAAATGGTATTTCCGCGGATGAAGCATTGGCACAAGCGGAAGCACGTATTGATGCAATGTTGGACCGCCTTGATGCACCACTTCCTCTCATGGCAAATGGTGCTGACATTTCGGAACAAGATGCTGTTTCTAATACCAGCCGAGATCAATTCCATGAAATGGTAACGAAGGCTCAGGAATATATTCTAGCAGGTGATATTTTTCAGGTAGTTCTCAGCCAGCGTTTTACCATGCCATTTGAACTGCCTCCATTTGCACTATACCGTGCGCTTCGCCGAACAAATCCATCACCATTTATGTATCATCTGGCTTTTGATGATTTTGCGATTGTTGGCTCAAGCCCAGAAATCCTCGTGCGACTACGGGATGAGGACGTAACCATTCGGCCAATTGCAGGCACACGAAAACGTGGTCTGACACCGGAAGAAGATGAAGCACTAGCCGCGGACCTGTTAGCAGATCAGAAAGAACTTTCAGAGCATTTGATGCTTCTTGATTTAGGCCGGAATGACGTTGGCCGCGTTTCTAAGCCAGGTTCAGTAGAGGTAACTGCCCGCAACACTATCGAACTCTATTCTCACGTTATGCATATTGTTTCCAATGTGGTGGGTGTACTTGATCCAAAATATGATGCAATTGATGCCCTATCTGCCGGCTTCCCAGCCGGTACGGTTTCAGGTGCTCCAAAAGTACGTGCAATGGAAATCATTGACGAGCTTGAAGTTGATGCTCGAGGCCCGTACGCCGGTAGCGTTGGTTACTTTAGCGCCAATGGCATGATGGACACATGTATTGTTCTCAGAACGGCAGTTGTAAAGGACGGCAAAATGCATGTGCAAGCAGGCGCTGGTGTTGTAGCAGACAGTGATCCTGAATCTGAATATCAAGAATGCCATAATAAAGCGCGTGCACTGGTAGTAGCTGCAAAAGAAGCTATCAGGTTTGCTCGCTCCAATCGCGGCTAA
- the trpD gene encoding anthranilate phosphoribosyltransferase translates to MADLRPILAQLADGHRLSVEESTAAFDIIMSGNADLAQMAAFIMALRVRGETVDEIVGGAKVLRAKAEKLDAPLLSVDTCGTGGDGHGTYNISTASAFVAAAAGATVAKHGNRSVSSKSGSADVLMSLGAYLELDKAANEQSLEENNYAFMFAPAHHKAMRHVAPARGSLQLRTIFNLLGPLANPAQTKRQILGVFDRKWLRPMAEVLLKLGSEHVWVVHGHDGLDEITNTTTTSVAELKGGVITEFDMHPGDYGLETASIEDLKGGDADVNAAAIKDLLAGQKSAYRDIVLMNTAAALVVSDVAPDFASGLKLAADAVDSSKALQTLEQWVAYTNKFRPEDNNG, encoded by the coding sequence ATGGCAGATCTTCGTCCCATACTCGCCCAACTCGCTGATGGCCACAGGTTATCAGTAGAAGAAAGCACGGCTGCATTCGATATAATCATGTCTGGCAACGCCGATCTTGCGCAGATGGCAGCTTTCATTATGGCTCTACGCGTGCGCGGCGAGACCGTAGACGAAATCGTTGGCGGAGCAAAAGTACTCAGAGCCAAAGCTGAAAAGCTGGATGCCCCTCTATTATCCGTTGATACATGCGGCACCGGTGGTGACGGCCACGGTACTTATAATATCTCAACGGCTTCCGCGTTTGTTGCAGCTGCAGCAGGCGCCACCGTCGCTAAACACGGGAACCGTTCAGTTTCTTCAAAGTCCGGCTCAGCTGATGTTCTCATGTCACTCGGTGCTTATCTGGAACTTGATAAAGCAGCTAATGAGCAAAGCCTTGAAGAAAATAACTATGCCTTCATGTTTGCCCCTGCCCATCACAAGGCAATGCGACATGTGGCACCTGCTCGTGGTTCATTACAGCTCAGAACGATCTTTAATCTTCTCGGCCCATTGGCCAACCCAGCACAAACAAAGCGCCAGATACTTGGTGTGTTTGATCGCAAGTGGTTACGCCCGATGGCTGAAGTACTATTAAAGCTTGGAAGTGAGCATGTTTGGGTGGTTCACGGTCATGATGGCCTTGATGAAATCACTAACACAACAACCACATCAGTAGCTGAGCTTAAAGGTGGTGTAATTACTGAATTTGATATGCACCCAGGTGATTATGGTTTAGAGACAGCTTCAATTGAAGACCTGAAAGGCGGCGATGCTGATGTAAACGCCGCAGCGATCAAAGATTTGCTTGCAGGCCAGAAATCAGCGTACCGGGACATTGTGTTGATGAACACTGCCGCTGCACTTGTGGTATCTGATGTAGCGCCTGATTTTGCCTCGGGCTTAAAACTCGCCGCTGATGCAGTTGATTCAAGTAAAGCTTTACAAACCCTTGAACAGTGGGTTGCCTACACTAATAAATTCCGCCCAGAGGACAATAATGGCTGA
- the glp gene encoding gephyrin-like molybdotransferase Glp, whose translation MISVEEAFARIVTSADLLTTEKVSLQDASGRVLVGAIKARRSQPASDVSAMDGYAVNSSDLTGSEVTFTLVGTSAAGEPFNGAVKKGEAVRIFTGAPVPAGANQVVIQENTGPAEGGIFTDDGSNAGKHIRMKGYDFSEGQIVLEAGTFMTPKSIGLAASSGHASLMVYKAPTIAILATGDELASPDADKFEDYQTVNSISPQLNAFIKDIGAEVLDLGHAGDSIESLKAALQKGRDADVLVTIGGASVGDRDFMQQALSEEGMTLDFWKVAMRPGKPLIYGKNGKQHVLGLPGNPVSAFVCAYLYLRPLIDRLMGRPAPLPTGVMLPVATDLPTNGTRQDYMRARLIGEAGNRHVDPAVSQDSGHTSVLANSDGLIVRAPNADPVKAGDLVPFLPF comes from the coding sequence ATGATCTCTGTTGAAGAAGCATTTGCACGCATCGTTACCTCTGCTGATTTGTTGACGACAGAAAAAGTAAGCCTTCAGGATGCCTCTGGTCGTGTTCTTGTCGGGGCAATTAAAGCACGCCGTTCTCAGCCAGCATCCGATGTATCTGCAATGGATGGTTATGCTGTAAACAGCAGTGACCTCACCGGTTCTGAGGTTACGTTCACACTTGTAGGCACAAGCGCCGCTGGGGAGCCTTTCAACGGCGCCGTAAAAAAAGGTGAAGCTGTTCGTATTTTCACTGGCGCGCCTGTTCCAGCCGGTGCTAACCAGGTAGTTATTCAGGAAAACACAGGCCCCGCAGAAGGTGGCATATTCACCGATGATGGCTCTAATGCTGGAAAGCATATCCGCATGAAAGGATATGACTTTTCTGAAGGACAGATTGTGCTTGAAGCTGGCACCTTTATGACACCTAAGAGCATTGGCCTTGCAGCGAGTTCGGGGCATGCTTCTCTTATGGTTTATAAAGCTCCAACCATCGCTATTCTTGCAACAGGCGACGAACTAGCCAGCCCAGATGCCGATAAGTTTGAAGATTATCAAACAGTGAACAGTATCTCACCGCAGTTGAATGCCTTTATAAAAGATATCGGCGCTGAAGTACTAGATTTAGGCCATGCTGGTGACAGCATCGAAAGCCTAAAGGCCGCTCTCCAAAAAGGCAGGGATGCGGATGTACTGGTGACTATTGGAGGGGCCTCTGTTGGTGACCGTGATTTTATGCAACAAGCGCTTTCCGAAGAAGGCATGACGCTTGACTTCTGGAAAGTAGCCATGCGTCCAGGAAAGCCGCTCATTTACGGCAAGAATGGCAAGCAACATGTTTTGGGTCTGCCCGGAAACCCAGTATCCGCTTTTGTATGCGCTTATCTCTATCTGCGCCCACTTATTGACCGTTTGATGGGGCGTCCTGCTCCGCTTCCAACTGGTGTAATGTTACCGGTGGCAACAGACCTACCTACTAATGGCACGCGTCAAGATTATATGCGTGCTCGCCTAATTGGGGAAGCTGGTAACAGACACGTTGACCCCGCAGTATCTCAGGATAGCGGACACACCAGCGTTCTAGCTAACTCCGATGGCCTTATTGTGCGGGCTCCAAATGCCGATCCCGTTAAAGCGGGTGATTTGGTTCCATTCTTACCGTTTTAA
- a CDS encoding divergent polysaccharide deacetylase family protein has protein sequence MKLESFSYIAKITSVFTDTEKRRKLGMIAGFFYACVVLAIVYAMVDILQNGQEAIEIEEEPTQSITEQASSSIQITVPSLPEVKSEPSLPETREVSSKSAWQQNAAVWTETNLPKIAIVIDDLGLDEEASIKLAELKGPLTLAYLPYAEGLKWQTEAVKNAGHELMVHLPMQPHNAAADPGPNALIDGLVLQEFERRIDWNLHQFEGFVGVNNHMGSKLTEDPALMVRVMAHLQNGGWVFLDSLTSPKTVAERAAKASGVPTIARDIFLDNDRDEQLIWEQALRAERIAKHRGYAVVIGHPYPETMTVLKRWTADMDQRGIALVPVSQLIAEKEGVAHLADTSTKFN, from the coding sequence GTGAAGTTAGAGAGTTTTTCATATATAGCCAAAATTACTTCTGTTTTCACGGATACAGAAAAACGCAGAAAACTTGGCATGATTGCTGGTTTTTTTTATGCCTGTGTGGTGCTCGCTATTGTTTATGCGATGGTTGATATTCTTCAAAATGGGCAAGAGGCCATTGAAATTGAAGAGGAACCTACTCAATCAATTACCGAGCAAGCCAGCAGCTCCATTCAAATTACAGTTCCTTCATTACCTGAGGTTAAATCCGAACCAAGCTTGCCGGAGACGCGAGAGGTGTCCTCAAAATCTGCTTGGCAGCAGAATGCAGCAGTTTGGACAGAAACCAATTTACCCAAAATTGCCATTGTTATTGATGATTTGGGTCTAGATGAAGAAGCCAGCATAAAACTTGCTGAACTTAAAGGCCCACTGACCCTTGCTTATTTGCCGTACGCAGAAGGGTTAAAATGGCAAACGGAAGCGGTTAAAAACGCAGGGCATGAGCTTATGGTGCACTTACCTATGCAGCCTCATAATGCAGCCGCAGATCCGGGCCCAAACGCCTTGATTGATGGTTTGGTATTACAGGAATTTGAACGTCGAATAGATTGGAATTTGCATCAATTCGAAGGGTTTGTGGGGGTGAATAACCATATGGGTAGTAAGCTTACTGAAGACCCGGCTCTTATGGTTCGGGTTATGGCACATCTGCAAAATGGTGGTTGGGTGTTTTTGGACAGCCTCACATCACCAAAAACAGTAGCAGAAAGAGCTGCAAAAGCGAGTGGCGTACCTACGATTGCCCGTGATATTTTTCTGGATAACGATAGAGATGAACAGTTAATCTGGGAACAGGCGCTGAGAGCTGAACGTATCGCTAAACATAGAGGATATGCTGTGGTTATTGGTCACCCGTATCCTGAAACCATGACTGTATTAAAACGGTGGACGGCAGATATGGATCAGCGAGGAATTGCGCTGGTGCCAGTCAGCCAGTTGATAGCTGAAAAAGAAGGTGTCGCGCATCTAGCGGACACCTCTACAAAATTTAATTAG
- a CDS encoding SurA N-terminal domain-containing protein, whose product MLLKFRGGLDSIVIKILLGLLIAAFAIWGIGPSMLNVGNQNVATVGETDVSAQRLFNEVQNRAQTMQQQFGGQFSSNEIITMMRLDDQVLQQLIAQAAVTQHMKDLGMRATNEQVAKELLAIDAFTLPDGSFNRDLMDQALRQAGVTEQELLNDIRDGISRGYLLNSLTDEKMATSNAAKALYTWRAERRKATMINFNAEDITDFSAPTDEELQQYYEDNKAGYMTPERRSYRYILATPNTFADRVEVDDEALQQDYNARINEFVQPEKRKLQQVTFSDKAAADAFLAVVNAGTDFVEAGASVTEFTAEEINLGEFTKEDLASFYNPTTAEEVFTLSDQGVSRPLQGIGGYSIYKVSEVVPANSRSFEDVKAELAETYQKERAIDLMYDFQKDLDIELDEEPNLDALAEKFGLNLAQVTNIDARGLGENGLAAVTTAEEYAVLSDITKRELGDEPEIMDIDPRDSDKGIFLAELTEIKAPEQRSFEDMKAEINTTMIAARKLEKAGELAEQAKARLEQGDDAIKVAEELNGISFDAKNVARTADANSNLSQNIRTLIFDLPKGQIDFERSAGNAGYVVVRVDEVRPGNPEERPTQVAAIVTELNAAMTNEIFAQYQAYLLNEYKPTVNNQLKQQLFNDQPIQ is encoded by the coding sequence ATGCTGCTCAAATTTCGTGGTGGGTTGGATTCCATTGTTATTAAAATTCTTCTTGGTCTTTTGATCGCTGCCTTCGCTATCTGGGGTATCGGCCCAAGTATGTTGAACGTTGGAAACCAAAATGTAGCAACTGTTGGTGAAACAGATGTTTCCGCTCAACGTCTATTCAACGAAGTTCAAAATCGTGCACAAACGATGCAGCAACAGTTTGGTGGACAATTTAGCTCTAATGAAATCATCACTATGATGCGTCTTGATGATCAGGTCTTGCAGCAACTTATTGCTCAAGCTGCTGTTACCCAGCACATGAAAGATCTGGGCATGCGCGCAACAAATGAACAGGTAGCCAAAGAGCTTCTGGCGATTGATGCCTTTACCCTTCCTGATGGTAGTTTTAACCGTGACCTAATGGATCAAGCGCTCCGTCAAGCTGGCGTAACTGAGCAAGAACTGCTTAATGATATTCGTGATGGCATTTCTCGTGGTTATCTGCTCAATAGTCTAACTGATGAAAAAATGGCGACTTCAAATGCTGCCAAGGCACTATACACTTGGCGCGCAGAACGCCGTAAAGCTACGATGATTAACTTCAATGCTGAAGATATCACTGACTTTTCAGCGCCGACAGATGAAGAGCTTCAGCAATATTATGAAGATAATAAAGCAGGATATATGACACCGGAGCGCCGCTCTTATCGTTATATCCTTGCAACACCAAATACATTTGCTGACCGTGTAGAAGTTGATGATGAGGCTCTTCAACAAGATTATAATGCCCGCATTAATGAATTCGTGCAGCCTGAGAAGCGCAAACTTCAACAGGTAACTTTTAGTGATAAAGCAGCAGCTGATGCATTTCTCGCTGTTGTAAACGCAGGTACAGACTTTGTTGAGGCTGGAGCCTCTGTTACAGAGTTTACTGCCGAAGAAATTAACCTTGGTGAATTTACCAAAGAAGACCTTGCTTCATTCTATAACCCAACAACCGCAGAAGAAGTATTCACTTTGTCAGACCAAGGCGTAAGCCGCCCTCTTCAGGGCATTGGTGGCTATAGCATTTATAAAGTTTCAGAAGTTGTTCCTGCTAACTCCCGTTCTTTTGAAGACGTAAAAGCAGAACTCGCTGAGACTTACCAAAAAGAACGTGCGATTGATTTGATGTATGATTTCCAGAAAGATCTGGATATCGAACTGGACGAAGAACCAAACCTTGATGCCCTCGCAGAAAAATTTGGCCTTAACTTGGCTCAAGTAACAAACATTGACGCTCGTGGTTTGGGAGAAAACGGCTTGGCAGCTGTAACAACCGCTGAAGAATATGCTGTTCTTTCAGACATTACCAAACGCGAACTTGGCGATGAGCCAGAAATCATGGATATTGATCCACGTGATAGTGACAAAGGTATTTTCCTTGCTGAACTAACTGAGATAAAAGCTCCTGAGCAGCGCTCGTTTGAAGATATGAAAGCTGAAATCAACACAACAATGATTGCGGCTCGTAAACTGGAAAAGGCTGGTGAACTAGCAGAACAGGCGAAAGCCCGCCTTGAACAAGGTGATGATGCGATCAAGGTTGCTGAAGAGCTTAACGGTATTTCTTTTGACGCTAAGAATGTAGCTCGTACCGCTGACGCTAATTCTAATCTCTCACAAAATATCCGTACGCTAATCTTTGACCTACCAAAGGGTCAGATTGATTTTGAACGCTCTGCGGGTAACGCAGGCTATGTTGTGGTTCGCGTTGATGAAGTGCGTCCAGGAAACCCTGAGGAACGCCCTACACAAGTAGCAGCTATTGTTACTGAGCTGAACGCTGCGATGACAAATGAGATTTTTGCACAGTATCAAGCTTATCTTCTCAACGAATATAAACCAACTGTGAACAATCAACTGAAACAACAGCTGTTCAACGACCAACCAATTCAGTAA
- the moaC gene encoding cyclic pyranopterin monophosphate synthase MoaC translates to MSKLTHIDEKGAAHMVDVGEKTVTSRIAIAETFVTMETETQKLILGGGLPKGDVIAAVRLAGIMAAKKTSDLIPLCHPLPITSVKVDIEPVGDTQIRIESRVKVSGQTGVEMEALTASSVAALTLYDMAKAVDKAMIIGGTRLLLKEGGKSGKYEAGV, encoded by the coding sequence ATGAGCAAGTTAACTCATATCGATGAAAAAGGCGCCGCCCACATGGTTGATGTGGGTGAGAAAACTGTTACTTCCCGGATTGCCATAGCTGAAACCTTTGTCACTATGGAAACTGAAACCCAAAAACTGATCTTGGGTGGCGGCCTCCCAAAAGGTGACGTGATCGCGGCTGTTCGTCTTGCTGGTATTATGGCTGCCAAGAAAACCAGTGACCTCATCCCACTCTGCCACCCTCTTCCCATCACGAGTGTGAAGGTAGATATAGAGCCTGTTGGCGATACACAAATTCGCATAGAAAGCCGTGTGAAAGTATCAGGACAGACTGGCGTTGAAATGGAAGCTTTGACCGCTTCAAGCGTGGCTGCCCTTACCCTTTATGATATGGCTAAAGCAGTTGATAAAGCTATGATTATTGGGGGTACTCGCCTTCTTTTGAAGGAAGGTGGTAAATCAGGAAAATATGAGGCTGGAGTATGA
- the tpiA gene encoding triose-phosphate isomerase, with protein sequence MTTPTPLVAGNWKMNGLSSSLAELEALETFVKEQAEASCELLICPPFTLVAAMAVKAGGSVKIGAQDCHFNKSGAHTGDISAEMLKDIGAEYIIVGHSERRADHEETSDTVNAKAAAIHGEGLSAIVCVGETEEERDAGQTETVVLGQLLVSVPDSATPTNTVIAYEPVWAIGTGKTPTVADVAEIHTAIRGALVERFGEAGKEFRILYGGSVKPSNADELMAADNVNGALVGGASLKASDFNGIIDAYRS encoded by the coding sequence ATGACTACACCTACACCACTGGTCGCCGGAAACTGGAAGATGAACGGGCTTTCTTCCAGCTTAGCAGAGCTTGAAGCGCTGGAAACTTTTGTAAAAGAACAGGCAGAAGCCTCTTGTGAGCTATTGATTTGTCCTCCATTTACGCTTGTAGCGGCTATGGCTGTAAAAGCTGGAGGAAGTGTGAAGATTGGTGCTCAGGATTGCCATTTCAATAAGTCTGGTGCTCATACAGGTGATATCTCTGCTGAAATGTTGAAGGACATTGGTGCTGAATATATTATTGTTGGCCACTCTGAGCGTCGTGCAGATCACGAAGAAACTAGTGATACGGTTAATGCGAAAGCAGCAGCTATTCATGGAGAAGGCCTTTCGGCTATTGTATGTGTTGGTGAAACGGAAGAAGAACGCGACGCGGGGCAAACCGAAACAGTGGTTCTTGGGCAGCTTCTGGTTTCTGTGCCAGATAGTGCCACACCAACAAATACAGTGATTGCCTATGAGCCGGTTTGGGCCATCGGTACTGGTAAAACGCCTACAGTTGCTGACGTAGCTGAAATTCATACAGCAATCCGCGGCGCTCTTGTTGAGCGATTCGGTGAAGCTGGCAAAGAGTTCCGTATTTTATATGGCGGTTCAGTTAAGCCTTCAAATGCTGACGAGTTAATGGCGGCGGATAATGTAAATGGTGCCCTTGTGGGAGGCGCTAGTTTAAAGGCTTCTGACTTCAACGGTATTATTGACGCGTACAGATCGTAA
- a CDS encoding aminodeoxychorismate/anthranilate synthase component II gives MYILIDNYDSFTYNLYHYLTDLGAEIEVYRNDQITVEEVLEKEPEGIILSPGPCTPNEAGICMALIDAVKGKTPLLGVCLGHQSLGQIFGGEVKRAPYVMHGKTSPISHDGTGIFKDIPSPYTATRYHSLLVERETLPDCLQITAETEDGLIMGLQHKEYSLHGVQFHPESIASEHGHTLLKNFLDICKAEA, from the coding sequence ATGTATATCTTGATCGATAATTACGACAGCTTTACTTACAATTTGTATCATTATCTAACCGATCTTGGTGCTGAAATTGAAGTGTATCGTAATGATCAGATAACCGTAGAAGAAGTTCTGGAGAAAGAGCCAGAAGGCATCATCCTCAGCCCTGGTCCATGCACACCGAATGAAGCAGGTATATGCATGGCTCTGATAGATGCTGTTAAAGGCAAAACTCCATTGTTAGGGGTCTGCCTTGGTCATCAATCGCTTGGACAGATCTTTGGAGGTGAAGTGAAACGCGCTCCTTATGTTATGCACGGCAAAACAAGCCCTATTTCTCATGACGGTACAGGCATCTTCAAGGATATCCCATCTCCTTACACTGCAACACGCTATCACTCCCTACTTGTAGAAAGAGAAACGCTTCCAGATTGCCTTCAAATCACTGCCGAAACTGAAGATGGTTTGATTATGGGGCTTCAGCACAAAGAATATTCTCTTCACGGTGTACAGTTCCACCCGGAAAGTATAGCGTCTGAACACGGGCATACACTACTCAAGAACTTCCTTGATATCTGTAAAGCAGAGGCTTGA
- the lexA gene encoding transcriptional repressor LexA, translating to MLTAKQHQLLLFISDKLAETGVSPSFDEMKDALGLKSKSGVHRLINALEERGFIRRMANRARALEILKMPEGQQETPSNVVAGNFGKSSPAPSEPETLDIPMHGRIAAGTPIEALENQDSFVSVPAGMIGRGNCYALEVSGDSMIEMGIMDGDTIIIESADTARDGEVVVALVDREEATLKTIQRQGRDVALIPANRDYETKVYSADRVQVQGRLISLMRQYH from the coding sequence ATGCTTACAGCAAAACAGCATCAGCTTTTGCTCTTTATTTCAGACAAACTCGCAGAGACAGGCGTTTCTCCGTCCTTTGATGAAATGAAAGACGCGCTTGGCCTTAAATCCAAATCCGGTGTTCACCGTTTGATTAACGCTCTTGAAGAACGAGGCTTCATTCGCCGTATGGCAAACCGAGCTCGTGCACTTGAAATTCTCAAGATGCCAGAAGGCCAGCAAGAGACGCCTTCTAATGTAGTGGCAGGTAATTTTGGTAAATCGAGCCCTGCACCATCAGAACCTGAAACCCTTGATATTCCAATGCATGGTCGTATCGCAGCAGGTACTCCTATTGAAGCACTTGAAAACCAAGATAGTTTTGTTTCCGTGCCTGCAGGCATGATTGGTCGTGGTAATTGCTATGCTCTTGAAGTATCTGGTGATTCTATGATTGAGATGGGCATTATGGATGGTGATACTATTATTATTGAAAGTGCCGATACAGCCCGCGATGGCGAAGTGGTTGTAGCTCTTGTTGATCGCGAAGAAGCAACACTTAAAACCATTCAGCGACAAGGCAGAGATGTAGCTCTTATTCCTGCGAACCGTGATTATGAGACCAAAGTATATTCGGCAGATCGCGTACAGGTTCAAGGTAGACTTATCAGCCTGATGCGACAGTATCATTAA